One segment of Microbacterium arborescens DNA contains the following:
- a CDS encoding HNH endonuclease signature motif containing protein has translation MRALADLGRSALREARRDGVRGMASDMELRSVAAEAAGMARLTDRRLQGEIDHAMTVIDDYPAVFEAWVERRIERGHVDVVVKIGAGLPDEVRESFAEAAIGVCERDVPSRVRGALEVLAARVHPQSFTERHGAAAVERCVRVFHGADGMSNLVANLPTVIAVGMLDRLTQMGQSVKDARADAAEAGGCGDAVEADAAAAGAASAGAAGAGADAAPDARTMDQLRADILGDLVLGGAPVVDPTYGADRAGGLGAIRARVQVTLTAETLVGRDEHPAEAVGGALVDAETARLLAGQVTEWDRLFIDPVTRTPVEIDTYRPTMAMKKLLTARDQHCRFPGCRRAAIRCELDHTIDYALGGHTHLHNLAHLCQRHHSMKQFTRWEVRQVGGGVLEWTSPLGRVYREDVPTPAVCFTTDTTDTTDPPRGGRTGGAPPPEPPPF, from the coding sequence ATGCGTGCGTTGGCCGATCTGGGCCGGTCGGCGTTGCGGGAGGCCCGGCGCGATGGGGTGCGGGGCATGGCCTCCGACATGGAGTTGCGATCGGTTGCGGCCGAGGCGGCGGGGATGGCGCGGTTGACGGATCGGCGGTTGCAGGGCGAGATCGACCATGCGATGACCGTCATCGACGACTACCCCGCCGTGTTCGAGGCGTGGGTGGAACGGCGGATCGAACGCGGACACGTCGATGTCGTCGTGAAGATCGGGGCGGGGCTGCCGGACGAGGTGCGGGAGTCGTTCGCGGAAGCGGCGATCGGCGTGTGCGAGCGGGATGTACCGTCCCGGGTGCGGGGTGCGCTCGAGGTTTTGGCGGCGCGGGTGCACCCCCAGTCGTTCACGGAGCGGCATGGTGCTGCGGCGGTGGAGCGGTGCGTGCGGGTGTTCCACGGGGCCGACGGGATGTCGAACCTCGTCGCCAACCTCCCCACCGTCATCGCTGTGGGGATGCTTGACCGGCTCACCCAGATGGGACAGTCGGTGAAGGACGCCCGGGCGGATGCCGCGGAGGCGGGTGGTTGCGGTGATGCGGTGGAGGCGGATGCTGCCGCGGCCGGTGCTGCCTCGGCCGGTGCTGCGGGCGCCGGGGCAGATGCGGCGCCAGACGCCCGGACGATGGATCAACTGCGTGCTGACATCCTCGGCGACCTCGTCCTCGGCGGAGCACCGGTGGTCGACCCGACCTACGGGGCCGACCGGGCCGGCGGGCTCGGGGCGATCCGGGCGCGCGTGCAGGTCACCCTCACCGCGGAGACCCTGGTGGGCCGTGACGAGCACCCCGCCGAGGCCGTCGGCGGTGCGCTGGTCGATGCCGAGACCGCGCGGCTGCTCGCGGGACAGGTCACCGAGTGGGACCGGCTCTTCATCGACCCGGTCACCCGCACCCCGGTCGAGATCGACACGTACCGGCCCACCATGGCGATGAAGAAACTCCTCACCGCCCGTGATCAGCACTGCCGGTTCCCCGGATGCCGGCGGGCGGCGATCAGGTGCGAACTCGACCACACCATCGACTACGCCCTCGGCGGCCACACCCACCTCCACAACCTCGCCCACCTCTGCCAACGACACCACTCCATGAAGCAATTCACCCGGTGGGAAGTGCGGCAGGTCGGCGGCGGAGTCCTGGAATGGACCTCACCCCTCGGCAGGGTCTACCGCGAAGACGTACCCACACCAGCGGTCTGCTTCACCACCGACACGACCGACACGACCGATCCACCGCGGGGCGGTCGAACTGGCGGGGCACCGCCACCCGAACCACCACCCTTCTGA
- a CDS encoding MarR family winged helix-turn-helix transcriptional regulator, producing MSDRRRAVAAWESLFRAQHEIFDDISNDFAGDELTQAEYDVLLTVVRGAGHRARLRDVTANMLISQPSVSRLVDRMVARGLITKCGDPTDGRGAMLTATPEGVSAFRRLAAAHGRSIAERMSVLSTDELEQLEQLTTKLRRLS from the coding sequence ATGAGCGATCGTCGTCGTGCCGTGGCAGCGTGGGAGAGTCTCTTCCGCGCACAGCACGAGATCTTCGACGACATCAGCAACGACTTCGCCGGCGACGAGCTCACGCAAGCCGAGTACGACGTGCTCTTGACCGTCGTGCGTGGCGCCGGTCATCGTGCGCGGCTGCGCGACGTCACGGCGAACATGCTCATCAGCCAGCCGAGCGTGTCGCGGCTCGTCGACCGGATGGTCGCGCGCGGGCTCATCACCAAATGCGGAGACCCGACCGACGGCCGCGGCGCGATGCTCACCGCGACACCCGAAGGCGTCTCGGCGTTCCGCCGCCTCGCGGCAGCTCACGGACGTTCGATCGCCGAGCGGATGTCGGTGCTGTCGACCGACGAACTGGAGCAGCTCGAGCAGCTCACGACGAAGCTGCGCCGACTCTCCTGA
- a CDS encoding Hsp20/alpha crystallin family protein, whose amino-acid sequence MATYDPFRDLDRIASSLFDTRRGPRRMPMDLYRDGDHYVMTADLPGIDPGSVDIDVDGQLLTIRAERTLASGDGVKWITREREAASFLRQLNLGQGVDTEGIAATYNNGVLTVTIPVSEKAKPRKVEVTTDAAAPVVPIEN is encoded by the coding sequence TCGACCGCATCGCCTCGAGCCTCTTCGACACGCGCCGCGGCCCCCGTCGCATGCCGATGGACCTCTACCGTGACGGCGACCACTACGTGATGACCGCCGACCTGCCCGGCATCGACCCGGGTTCGGTCGACATCGACGTCGACGGCCAGCTGCTGACGATCCGCGCCGAGCGCACGCTCGCGAGCGGTGACGGTGTGAAGTGGATCACGCGCGAGCGCGAGGCCGCCAGCTTCCTGCGTCAGCTGAACCTCGGTCAGGGCGTCGACACCGAGGGCATCGCCGCGACCTACAACAACGGTGTCCTGACGGTCACCATCCCGGTCAGCGAGAAGGCCAAGCCGCGGAAGGTGGAGGTCACGACCGACGCCGCCGCGCCGGTGGTGCCGATCGAGAACTGA